The Vibrio ishigakensis genome has a window encoding:
- a CDS encoding glycosyltransferase family 4 protein — protein sequence MQKHLAIIINVDWYFNLHWYNRAKAAKEKGYRVSIITSFTAPRLKLQWESEGYDCYDIKISRSGILIFEEVASIYHLYKIIKKIKPDLVHSVTIKPNIYTGLISKALKIPCVKSITGLGVVFSNNSYKFRAIKTVIVLLYKYIGRTNQGPFLFENSEDKLLFQRNGIGRSDQLIQVNGAGVDTNKYQSRKEILTEPQITVLFAARLLKDKGLDTLISSINHCRQIGMDIRLIVAGIFDLESNNAYSQDEVEYLSQKHDFNWVGTIEDMPSLMNNVDIVALPTRYGEGIPRVLIEAGAMKRLVVTTNVAGCRDLIRNACNGWLIEPYDSERLAEILVTTGKNRNEACFIASNLYKEVVEQYSDEVIVQQLLGIYESTYQLT from the coding sequence ATGCAAAAGCATCTAGCAATTATCATTAACGTGGACTGGTACTTTAATTTACATTGGTACAATAGAGCAAAAGCGGCAAAAGAGAAAGGTTATAGGGTTTCGATCATAACTTCGTTTACTGCACCTCGATTGAAGCTCCAATGGGAATCAGAGGGATATGACTGCTACGATATAAAAATTTCTCGCAGCGGTATCCTGATTTTTGAAGAAGTCGCTTCTATATATCATTTGTACAAAATCATAAAAAAGATAAAACCTGATTTAGTTCATTCAGTTACTATCAAACCAAACATTTATACAGGCCTTATATCTAAAGCACTAAAAATACCATGCGTTAAAAGTATAACAGGTCTAGGCGTTGTATTTTCAAACAATAGCTATAAGTTCAGAGCCATCAAAACGGTTATCGTACTTTTATATAAATACATAGGAAGAACTAACCAAGGCCCATTTTTATTTGAGAATTCTGAAGATAAGCTTCTTTTTCAAAGAAATGGAATAGGGCGCAGTGACCAGTTGATACAAGTAAACGGTGCAGGCGTTGACACCAATAAATACCAATCTAGAAAAGAAATATTAACTGAACCCCAGATAACCGTCTTATTCGCTGCTCGCTTACTTAAAGATAAAGGTTTAGATACCTTAATCTCTTCTATAAACCATTGTCGTCAAATTGGCATGGATATCAGACTGATCGTTGCTGGAATATTCGACCTAGAATCAAACAATGCCTACTCACAAGATGAAGTAGAATACCTTTCACAAAAACACGATTTTAATTGGGTAGGAACAATTGAAGATATGCCTAGTCTCATGAACAACGTAGACATTGTTGCATTACCGACTAGGTATGGAGAAGGGATTCCACGTGTATTGATTGAAGCTGGGGCTATGAAGAGGTTAGTTGTCACAACAAACGTTGCCGGTTGTAGAGATCTTATCAGAAACGCTTGTAACGGGTGGCTGATTGAGCCCTACGACTCGGAAAGGTTGGCTGAAATACTAGTGACTACCGGAAAAAACCGTAATGAGGCTTGCTTCATTGCATCTAATTTATACAAAGAAGTAGTTGAACAATATAGTGATGAAGTCATTGTTCAGCAACTATTAGGTATTTATGAGAGTACCTACCAACTAACCTAA
- a CDS encoding nucleoside-diphosphate sugar epimerase/dehydratase, producing MFNPYKFIVFANRKNKRIITVTYDVVAVLASLYVSIAVRLGGMYVPLGMDEYASMLITLLVTLACFTKLGMYRAVLRYMMVPALGNIFLAVILSALALALSSFFIQSFIPRSVPFIYAGIATLTLGGPRILIRVLFHHYYRRKKPNVLIYGAGATGRNLASSLIQGDEYHPVAIIDDDRSKDGNIIYGLRVHHSTEFQRLTSLYQPQKLLLAINNISQGKRLRLLDELSHWPIEVQSVPSLEEIASGKGSATEVRDLDVADLLGRAPVTPNKDLMSRNITNKVVMVTGAGGSIGSELCRQIIVQQPKSLVLYELNEFNLYQIDQELRSTILRLKVDCSIISSLGSVQNENRLINTMKTHMVETVYHAAAYKHVPMVENNIVEGIRNNVFGTLACANAAMITGVNNFTLVSTDKAVRPTNVMGASKRLAELVLQSLVYRESETTFTMVRFGNVLGSSGSVVPLFKKQIRKGGPVTVTHPDIIRYFMLMPEAAQLVIQASAMARNGQVFVLDMGEPVKILDLAKRMIHLMGMNEIGSNNNEDGDIEIKYTGLRPGEKLYEELLIGDNIEGTVHDKIMTANELSITWNEMETIIEMLDRYCKDFNSEALMKYLKTLPIEFSRKQDLS from the coding sequence ATGTTTAATCCATACAAGTTCATAGTCTTTGCCAATCGCAAAAACAAACGAATCATAACAGTCACATACGACGTTGTTGCTGTACTTGCGTCTTTATATGTATCTATTGCTGTTAGGTTAGGCGGTATGTATGTACCTTTAGGTATGGATGAGTATGCGAGTATGCTTATAACCCTTTTGGTTACTCTAGCATGCTTTACAAAGCTCGGAATGTATCGAGCAGTCCTTCGCTATATGATGGTTCCTGCGCTCGGGAACATATTTTTAGCAGTCATATTATCCGCATTGGCATTAGCCTTATCCAGTTTTTTTATTCAGTCCTTTATTCCTAGAAGCGTACCGTTTATCTATGCTGGTATTGCTACGCTAACACTAGGTGGGCCTCGAATTCTAATTCGTGTTTTATTTCATCACTATTATCGTCGAAAAAAGCCAAATGTCCTCATTTACGGCGCAGGTGCCACAGGTCGAAATTTGGCCTCATCACTCATACAGGGAGACGAATATCATCCTGTAGCAATTATTGATGATGATAGGAGCAAAGACGGCAACATCATTTACGGATTGAGAGTTCATCATAGTACTGAATTTCAACGTTTGACGTCACTTTATCAGCCGCAAAAGCTGCTATTAGCGATTAATAATATTTCTCAAGGAAAAAGGCTACGTCTTCTGGACGAACTTTCTCACTGGCCTATTGAGGTTCAGTCAGTACCTTCATTGGAAGAAATTGCCTCAGGCAAAGGTTCTGCAACCGAAGTCCGAGACTTGGATGTTGCAGATTTGCTCGGAAGGGCCCCTGTCACACCGAACAAAGATCTTATGAGTCGAAACATTACCAATAAAGTTGTTATGGTAACCGGCGCGGGCGGCTCTATTGGTTCTGAATTATGCCGACAGATTATCGTTCAACAACCGAAATCTCTGGTCCTATACGAGCTAAATGAATTCAATCTTTATCAGATTGATCAAGAATTGAGGTCAACTATTTTAAGGCTGAAGGTAGACTGTTCAATAATATCTAGCCTAGGTTCAGTGCAAAATGAGAACCGACTAATCAACACCATGAAAACTCACATGGTAGAAACTGTTTATCACGCTGCAGCTTACAAACATGTACCCATGGTTGAAAACAACATTGTAGAGGGAATAAGGAATAATGTATTTGGAACCCTCGCGTGTGCGAATGCAGCGATGATCACCGGCGTCAATAACTTTACACTAGTTTCTACAGATAAGGCTGTACGCCCAACAAATGTAATGGGTGCCAGCAAACGATTAGCCGAGTTGGTCTTACAATCACTGGTTTACAGAGAAAGTGAGACGACCTTTACAATGGTAAGGTTTGGCAATGTCTTAGGTTCTTCAGGTTCAGTTGTACCTCTATTCAAAAAACAAATCCGCAAAGGTGGCCCAGTCACTGTTACTCACCCTGATATAATTAGATATTTCATGCTAATGCCAGAAGCAGCGCAATTAGTTATACAAGCAAGTGCAATGGCTAGAAATGGTCAAGTTTTCGTACTTGACATGGGAGAGCCGGTTAAAATTCTTGATCTCGCAAAACGCATGATTCATCTAATGGGTATGAACGAAATTGGCTCAAATAATAACGAAGATGGTGATATTGAGATAAAATACACAGGGTTAAGGCCTGGGGAAAAGCTATATGAAGAATTACTCATAGGAGATAATATTGAAGGAACTGTTCATGATAAAATAATGACTGCAAATGAACTATCAATTACTTGGAATGAAATGGAAACGATAATTGAGATGTTAGACCGATATTGTAAAGACTTCAACAGCGAAGCGCTAATGAAGTATTTAAAAACCTTACCTATTGAATTTTCGCGAAAACAAGATTTGAGTTAA
- a CDS encoding UDP-glucose 4-epimerase family protein — protein sequence MKILVTGANGFIGSQVVKTSLKFGLNPVSQTRKSIMELPNNVVVEGLTEKTNWLIALQGVECVVHCSALVHQMDNEALYSDYYDTNVLGTENLARQAADNGAKRFVFLSSVKVNGEYSAPNHPFKPDVDLAPDDFYGKSKYEAELRLRKVSEETGMEVVIIRPPLVYGPGVKANFLTLMKWTSRKLPLPFGSIDNRRSLVYVENLVDLVLNCCTNPQAAGKTFLVSDNHDVSTRCLLRSIAKSMKVKSYLVPVPRSIFKLAATVFRKPELEVKLFGFLQVDISETRKVLGWEPPYSFEEGIQKTVDDFLANKNS from the coding sequence TTGAAGATTTTAGTAACAGGTGCTAACGGTTTCATAGGTAGTCAGGTAGTAAAAACAAGTCTGAAATTCGGTTTGAACCCGGTATCGCAAACCAGAAAGTCCATTATGGAACTGCCTAACAACGTAGTCGTTGAAGGGTTAACAGAAAAAACGAACTGGCTAATAGCCCTGCAAGGGGTTGAATGCGTGGTTCATTGTTCAGCACTTGTTCATCAAATGGATAATGAGGCACTTTATAGCGATTACTATGATACTAACGTGCTCGGTACCGAAAATTTGGCTCGACAAGCTGCAGACAATGGGGCGAAACGGTTCGTTTTCTTGAGTTCTGTAAAGGTTAACGGCGAATACAGTGCACCAAACCATCCTTTTAAACCTGACGTTGATTTAGCGCCAGACGATTTTTACGGCAAGAGTAAATACGAAGCGGAACTGCGCCTTCGGAAAGTTTCTGAAGAAACCGGTATGGAAGTAGTAATCATTCGACCTCCTTTAGTATATGGTCCTGGAGTCAAGGCGAATTTCTTAACCTTAATGAAATGGACATCAAGAAAGTTACCATTGCCTTTTGGTTCGATCGATAACAGAAGAAGTTTGGTCTATGTTGAGAACCTTGTTGATCTAGTGTTGAATTGTTGCACAAATCCACAGGCTGCAGGTAAGACCTTTTTGGTTTCAGATAATCATGATGTGTCGACTAGGTGTTTACTTAGGTCTATCGCTAAATCTATGAAGGTTAAAAGTTATCTTGTGCCCGTGCCTCGCAGTATATTTAAGTTGGCGGCGACTGTTTTTAGAAAACCAGAGCTAGAAGTTAAGTTGTTTGGTTTTCTTCAGGTAGATATTAGTGAAACTCGTAAAGTACTTGGTTGGGAACCGCCTTATAGCTTTGAAGAGGGTATACAAAAGACCGTCGATGACTTTTTAGCGAATAAGAATAGTTAA
- a CDS encoding sugar transferase → MIRFLDFVLSFFGLLFLWPVLLVVWVLGYFDTGAPVFRQIRVGKDKQEFVLVKFRTMPVDTASVATHLVGASSVTKLGSFLRKTKLDELPQLWNVLKGEMSLVGPRPCLFNQEELISARSALKVFDVRPGITGLAQVNEIDMSTPELLAEWDAKMIRTMSISNYFKYIVQTVLGKGAGDRV, encoded by the coding sequence GTGATTAGATTCTTAGATTTTGTGTTGTCTTTCTTTGGCCTGTTATTTTTGTGGCCAGTGTTGTTGGTAGTTTGGGTTTTAGGATATTTTGATACAGGAGCACCGGTTTTTCGGCAGATCCGAGTTGGAAAAGATAAACAAGAGTTTGTACTGGTTAAGTTCAGGACTATGCCAGTTGATACGGCCTCTGTTGCAACGCACTTGGTTGGTGCTAGCTCGGTAACTAAGCTGGGTAGCTTTCTTCGGAAAACTAAATTAGACGAGTTGCCGCAGCTTTGGAACGTGCTAAAAGGTGAAATGAGCTTGGTTGGTCCGAGGCCTTGCTTGTTTAATCAAGAAGAGTTAATCAGTGCGAGAAGTGCTTTGAAAGTCTTTGATGTAAGGCCTGGTATCACTGGCTTGGCTCAGGTGAATGAGATCGATATGTCTACGCCTGAACTGCTTGCTGAGTGGGATGCAAAAATGATTCGAACTATGTCTATTTCTAATTATTTTAAGTACATAGTCCAGACTGTGCTCGGTAAAGGGGCAGGGGATAGGGTTTAG
- the malT gene encoding HTH-type transcriptional regulator MalT, with protein MWIPSKLTRPGRLHNAIVRPRVLELLQQAPFYKLVLFRSPAGYGKTTMAAQWLADKTHVGWYSLDESDNDSYRFISYFVRAINKATDNICVNSLALIEKRQFSSLHSLFGEIFAELTSTHHEIYLVLDDYHLITNEEVHEAMRFFIKHMPDNVTVVVTSRSNPPLGTANLRVRDLMIEIDDDLLAFDTEETSRFLSMRTKEEIDESTATDLRNYVEGWPSALQLLAIQAIQQNKPIKESLLAIEDFNHTHLWDYLAEEVFDYLDEDTQQFLMQCSVLDNFSDEHIADVTGRDDALNMLENLNRFGLFLNTSTDEQNWFRFHNLFSDFLTHQRSTHLPQQELSLQTQAAKTWLKYNRPVKALAHAQKAKDSDLCADIMREHGWAMFNGGELVTLENAIAELEPDQLYQTAKLPLLRAWLAQSQHRYNAVGDLLAEAKVELEKRNISISANEKGQVSALLGLVAINQGKPEKALELAELALSQIDNNDFRSRIVGTSVIGEVNHVLGRLDRALPMMQQTEKLARQYQVYHQALWALIQQSEILIAQGYIQAAHELQEQGFKIIEEHHLQQVPLHEHLLRIRAQIQWCWNHLDEAEHLAYKGIDVLGEKKQSRHLHSYSMLARIAIGRGEIDKAGRFVEKIESLLAESNYHLDWTANASLSQLLYWQARGDTTSIHNWLVQAEQPESASNHFTQLHLRNIARAQICTEQFDQAELTLALMRNEAEKHGLVTDKNRNLIVESVLHIKTSDEVQAGEKLKQALSMTNQTGMIGNFIIDGNTIGKLMDKLVNKGQLGDLERHRALQLLKEIGNKQRSRAVHFDEEFVNKLVNHPNIPELIRTSPLTQREWQVLNLIYSGFSNEQIAQELDVAGTTIKTHIRNLYQKLNIANRKEAIETAENLLRLMGY; from the coding sequence ATGTGGATTCCATCAAAACTGACTCGCCCCGGCCGCTTACATAACGCCATCGTGCGTCCCCGTGTTTTGGAGCTTTTGCAGCAAGCGCCCTTTTATAAGCTGGTGCTATTTCGCTCCCCTGCCGGCTATGGCAAAACCACTATGGCAGCTCAATGGCTAGCCGACAAAACCCATGTAGGCTGGTATAGCCTGGATGAGAGCGATAACGACAGCTACCGCTTTATCTCCTACTTTGTGCGCGCTATTAATAAAGCAACCGACAACATCTGTGTGAACTCTCTGGCACTCATCGAAAAACGCCAGTTCTCATCATTGCACAGCTTGTTCGGCGAGATTTTCGCAGAACTCACTAGTACCCATCATGAAATCTACTTGGTGCTAGATGACTACCACCTCATTACTAATGAAGAAGTGCACGAAGCGATGCGCTTCTTTATCAAGCATATGCCAGACAACGTCACAGTTGTGGTCACCAGTCGCTCTAACCCACCACTGGGCACGGCGAATCTTCGTGTACGCGATCTTATGATTGAAATCGACGATGACCTGCTCGCATTCGATACTGAAGAGACGTCACGCTTCTTAAGCATGCGTACCAAAGAAGAGATAGATGAATCAACCGCTACGGATCTTCGCAACTATGTAGAGGGCTGGCCGTCAGCACTTCAGCTTCTGGCTATCCAAGCCATTCAACAAAATAAGCCGATTAAAGAGTCTCTACTGGCGATTGAAGATTTCAATCACACACACTTATGGGACTATCTGGCAGAAGAGGTATTTGATTACCTAGACGAAGACACTCAGCAGTTCCTGATGCAGTGTTCAGTGCTGGATAACTTCAGTGATGAACATATTGCGGATGTGACCGGACGCGATGACGCGCTGAATATGCTGGAAAACCTAAACCGGTTTGGTCTGTTTCTTAATACCAGTACAGACGAGCAAAACTGGTTCCGCTTCCATAACTTGTTCAGTGACTTCCTGACCCACCAGCGCAGCACTCACCTGCCACAGCAAGAGCTATCTCTACAAACACAAGCGGCTAAAACCTGGCTTAAGTACAATCGTCCTGTAAAAGCACTGGCACACGCACAAAAAGCCAAAGACTCCGACTTGTGTGCAGACATCATGCGCGAGCACGGCTGGGCCATGTTTAACGGCGGTGAGCTAGTAACCCTAGAAAATGCCATTGCCGAGCTAGAACCGGATCAGCTGTATCAAACAGCGAAACTGCCTCTATTGCGTGCATGGCTTGCTCAAAGCCAGCACAGATACAACGCGGTAGGTGATTTGCTTGCCGAAGCTAAGGTAGAACTGGAAAAACGCAACATCAGCATCTCAGCCAACGAGAAAGGCCAAGTCAGCGCCCTACTCGGCTTGGTTGCCATCAACCAAGGCAAACCTGAGAAAGCTCTAGAGCTGGCTGAACTGGCACTAAGCCAAATTGACAACAACGACTTTAGAAGCCGCATTGTGGGCACATCCGTTATCGGCGAGGTAAACCACGTACTGGGCCGATTAGACCGCGCGCTACCTATGATGCAGCAGACAGAAAAGCTTGCGCGTCAGTATCAGGTTTACCACCAAGCGCTGTGGGCTCTGATCCAACAAAGCGAGATCTTGATTGCTCAAGGCTATATCCAAGCCGCACACGAACTTCAAGAGCAAGGCTTTAAGATCATCGAAGAGCACCACCTGCAGCAAGTACCACTGCACGAACACCTACTGCGCATCCGCGCTCAAATCCAATGGTGCTGGAACCACCTAGATGAAGCTGAGCACTTAGCCTATAAAGGCATCGATGTTCTAGGTGAGAAGAAACAGAGCCGTCACCTACACAGCTACTCAATGCTAGCGCGCATCGCTATCGGCCGCGGTGAAATAGACAAAGCCGGTCGCTTTGTAGAAAAAATTGAAAGCCTACTAGCCGAGTCCAACTATCACCTAGATTGGACAGCTAATGCGTCCCTTTCACAGCTTCTGTACTGGCAAGCGCGTGGTGATACAACCTCCATCCACAACTGGTTAGTACAAGCAGAGCAGCCAGAAAGCGCCAGCAACCACTTTACTCAACTGCACCTTCGAAACATCGCCCGCGCACAAATCTGCACGGAGCAGTTTGATCAGGCAGAACTTACCTTAGCGCTAATGCGTAACGAAGCCGAAAAACACGGCCTAGTGACCGACAAAAACCGCAATCTCATCGTTGAATCTGTTCTGCACATCAAAACTAGCGACGAAGTACAAGCCGGCGAGAAGCTAAAACAAGCCCTATCCATGACCAACCAAACCGGCATGATCGGCAACTTCATCATCGATGGCAATACCATCGGCAAACTGATGGATAAGCTAGTCAACAAAGGGCAGCTAGGCGACCTAGAGCGCCACCGCGCCCTACAACTACTAAAAGAGATTGGCAACAAGCAACGCAGCCGCGCCGTCCACTTCGATGAAGAGTTCGTCAACAAGCTCGTCAACCATCCAAACATCCCAGAGCTGATCCGCACCAGCCCGCTGACCCAGCGAGAATGGCAGGTGCTAAACCTAATTTATTCTGGCTTCAGTAACGAGCAGATTGCGCAGGAGCTTGATGTTGCCGGGACAACAATTAAGACGCACATTCGAAATTTGTATCAGAAGCTGAATATTGCGAATCGAAAAGAAGCAATTGAGACGGCTGAAAATCTTTTAAGACTAATGGGCTACTAG
- a CDS encoding glycogen/starch/alpha-glucan phosphorylase, with translation MKPAQQKKFDKAQFQASVKNHLTSTYATTVENASDRQWYLAMGRALAELTTFDLLATEADAKIKNAKSVNYLSLEFLIGRLTGNNLISMGLYEQITDAMAELGHNLTDLLEEERDPSLGNGGLGRLAACFMDSCAAQEFPTVGYGLHYEYGLFKQSFKDGRQQEAPDAWRGVEGYPWEVARPELAQEIGFYGEVQWVVENGKEVRKWVPGMTVKAMPWDLPIVGYESDTVYPLRLWECQAIAPFSLESFNNGDYFEAQHALIDAGNITKVLYPNDNHEKGKTLRLMQQYFHSAASVRDILRRHEAAGYSLEDLPKQETIQLNDTHPTIAIPELMRILIDERGLEWDAAWAISSQTFAYTNHTLLPEALETWPESLIQRLLPRHMEIIFEINHRFLQEVRAMWPGDGEKQAKLSIIQEGFHRMVRMANLCVIGSYAVNGVAALHSELVKKDLFPEFHEMYPTRLHNVTNGITPRRWLKFCNPGLSALITDKIGSEWPAKLEQLEQVAKFADDAKFQKEFMAVKKENKQRLADWVSENMGIELDTDAIFDVQIKRLHEYKRQHLDLLHILSLYHRIINDPEFDCVPRVCFFAAKAAPGYHLAKEIIFAVNKIADKINNDPRIGNKLKVVFIPDYRVSMAEIIIPAADVSQQISLAGKEASGTGNMKMALNGALTIGTMDGANVEIREEVGDENIYIFGLDVEGVKATKARGYNPFDYYNADHLLKASMDLLIGEEFTPGQPGLLRATYDSLLDGGDPYLCLADFASYVKAHEDMDAQYRDQAGWAKKAILNTALVGKFSSDRSIRDYVNNIWKLEAVSR, from the coding sequence ATGAAACCTGCACAACAAAAAAAATTCGACAAAGCTCAATTCCAAGCGAGCGTGAAGAATCACCTTACATCTACCTATGCTACCACTGTAGAAAACGCGTCCGACCGCCAATGGTACTTGGCAATGGGCCGCGCGCTAGCTGAACTCACCACTTTCGATCTGCTTGCAACTGAAGCGGATGCAAAAATCAAAAACGCAAAAAGCGTTAACTATCTATCACTAGAATTTTTGATCGGTCGTCTAACTGGTAACAACCTTATCAGCATGGGTCTGTATGAGCAGATCACTGACGCGATGGCTGAACTAGGTCATAACCTAACTGACCTACTAGAAGAAGAGCGCGACCCATCACTAGGTAACGGTGGTCTTGGTCGTCTAGCAGCATGTTTCATGGACTCATGTGCAGCTCAAGAATTCCCGACTGTAGGTTACGGCCTGCACTATGAATACGGCCTATTTAAGCAATCATTCAAAGATGGCCGTCAGCAAGAAGCACCTGATGCATGGCGTGGCGTTGAAGGCTACCCATGGGAAGTAGCTCGTCCAGAGCTTGCTCAAGAAATTGGCTTCTACGGTGAAGTTCAATGGGTTGTTGAGAACGGTAAAGAAGTTCGCAAGTGGGTTCCAGGCATGACTGTAAAAGCAATGCCATGGGATCTTCCAATCGTGGGCTACGAGTCAGACACGGTTTACCCACTGCGTCTTTGGGAATGTCAGGCAATTGCTCCTTTCTCTCTAGAAAGCTTCAACAACGGTGACTACTTCGAAGCACAGCACGCGCTAATCGATGCAGGTAACATCACTAAGGTTCTATATCCGAACGACAACCACGAGAAGGGTAAGACTCTGCGTCTAATGCAGCAGTACTTCCACTCGGCAGCGTCTGTACGTGACATCCTACGTCGTCACGAAGCGGCAGGTTACTCTCTAGAAGATCTACCAAAGCAAGAGACCATTCAGCTTAACGATACGCACCCAACTATCGCTATTCCTGAACTAATGCGCATCCTAATCGATGAGCGTGGTCTTGAGTGGGATGCAGCGTGGGCAATCAGCTCGCAAACATTTGCATACACCAACCACACACTACTTCCAGAAGCACTTGAGACTTGGCCTGAGTCGCTAATCCAGCGTCTACTTCCTCGTCACATGGAAATCATCTTCGAAATCAACCACCGCTTCCTACAAGAAGTACGTGCAATGTGGCCTGGTGACGGTGAGAAGCAAGCTAAGCTGTCTATCATCCAAGAAGGCTTCCATCGCATGGTGCGCATGGCGAACCTATGTGTGATCGGCTCTTACGCAGTAAACGGCGTAGCAGCACTTCACTCTGAGCTAGTTAAGAAAGACCTATTCCCAGAGTTCCACGAGATGTACCCAACACGTCTACACAACGTGACTAACGGTATCACTCCTCGTCGCTGGTTGAAGTTCTGTAACCCAGGTCTATCTGCGCTTATCACAGACAAGATTGGTTCTGAGTGGCCAGCGAAACTTGAGCAACTTGAACAAGTAGCTAAGTTTGCTGACGATGCTAAATTCCAGAAAGAATTCATGGCGGTTAAGAAAGAGAACAAACAGCGTCTAGCTGATTGGGTTTCTGAGAACATGGGTATTGAGCTAGATACAGATGCTATCTTCGACGTTCAAATCAAGCGTCTACACGAGTACAAGCGTCAGCACCTAGATCTGCTACACATCTTGTCTCTATACCACCGCATCATCAACGATCCTGAGTTCGATTGCGTACCACGCGTATGTTTCTTCGCAGCTAAGGCAGCTCCTGGCTACCACCTAGCGAAAGAAATCATCTTCGCAGTGAACAAGATTGCAGACAAGATCAACAATGACCCACGCATCGGCAACAAGCTGAAAGTGGTATTCATCCCTGACTACCGTGTAAGCATGGCTGAGATCATCATCCCTGCGGCTGACGTTTCTCAACAAATCTCGCTAGCGGGTAAAGAAGCATCTGGTACAGGTAACATGAAGATGGCTCTAAACGGTGCCCTAACTATCGGTACGATGGACGGTGCAAACGTTGAGATCCGTGAAGAAGTTGGCGATGAGAACATCTACATCTTCGGTCTTGATGTTGAGGGCGTGAAAGCGACTAAAGCACGCGGTTACAACCCATTCGACTACTACAATGCTGACCACCTATTGAAAGCGTCTATGGACCTACTAATCGGTGAAGAGTTCACTCCAGGTCAACCGGGCTTGCTGCGTGCAACTTACGACAGCCTACTAGACGGCGGTGACCCATACCTATGTCTTGCAGACTTCGCATCTTACGTGAAGGCGCACGAAGATATGGATGCTCAATACCGTGACCAAGCTGGCTGGGCTAAGAAAGCCATCCTGAACACAGCACTAGTTGGTAAGTTCAGTTCAGACCGTTCGATTCGCGACTACGTGAACAACATCTGGAAGCTAGAAGCGGTAAGCCGTTAA